The window TGCTACAAAGGTGTGTTGTGTTGTTGTTGCATTGACTAATTTATATGATGCATACATTGGTTTTCTATGTTGAAAGTTGTGTGAACCTTTATTCACAGTaatgtgtgaaggaaatatgccctagaggcaataataaagttattatttatttccttataatcatgataaatgtttattattcatgctagaattgtatttaccggaaacataatacatgtgtgaatacatagacaaacagagtgtcactagtatgcctctacttgactagctcgttaatcaaagatggttatgtttcctaaccatgaacaatgagttgttatttgattaacaaggtcacatcattagtagaatgatctgattgacatgacccattccattagcttagcacccgatcgtttagtatgttgctattgctttcttcatgacttatacatgttcctatgactatgagattatgcaactcccgtttaccggaggaacactttgggtactaccaaacgtcacaacgtaactgggtgattataaaggagtactacaggtgtctccaatggtcgatgttgggttggcgtatttcgagattaggatttgtcactccgattgtcggataggtatctctgggccctctcggtaatacacatcacataagccttgcaagcattacaactaatatgttagttgtgagatgatgtattacggaacgagtaaagagacttgccggtaacgagattgaactaggtattggataccgacgatcgaatctcgggcaagtaacataccgatgacaaagggaacaacgtatgttgttatgcggtctgaccgataaagatcttcgtagaatatgtaggagccaatatgggcatccaggtcccgctattggttattgaccagagacgtgtctcggtcatgtctacattgttctcgaacccgtagggtccgcacgcttaaggttacgatgacagttatattatgagtttatgcattttgatgtaccgaaggttgttcggagtcccggatgtgatcacggacatgacgaggagtctcgaaatggtcgagacgtaaagattgacatattggaagcctatatttggatatcggaagtgttccgggtgaaatcgggattttaccggaataccgggagggttaccgaaaccccccgggagctatttgggccatagtgggccttagtggaaaagagaaggggctgccctagttgggctgcgcccccccccttcccctagtcctattaggactaggagaggtggccggccccctcctcctcttttcccctccgaggaatcctagttggactaggattggagggggaatcctactcccagagggagtaggactctcctgcgcctcccccccttggccggccagcctccccccctctcctcctttatatacggaggcaggggcacctctaaacacacaagttgacacaagttgatccacgtgatcgattccttagccgtgtgcggtgccccctgccaccatattcctcgataatactgtagcNNNNNNNNNNttggccggccagcctcccctcctctcctcctttatatacggaggcaggggcacctctaaacacacaagttgacacaagttgatccacgtgatcgattccttagccgtgtgcggtgccccctgccaccatattcctcgataatactgtagcggagtttaggcaaagccctgctgctgtagttcatcaagatcgtcaccacgccgtcgtgctgacgaaactcttccccgacactttgctggatcggagtccggggatcgtcatcgagctgaacgtgtgctcgaactcggaggtgccgtagtttcggtgcttgatcggttggattgagaagacgtacgactacttcttctacgtcgtgtcatcgcttccgcagtcggtctgcgttgggtacgtagacaatactctcccctcgtttctatgcatcacatgatcttgcgtgtgcgtaggaaattttttgaaattactacgtaacccaacaATGTGTTGCAAGCAAATGTGAGTTCTAACTACGTTTTCAGCATCATGTTTATCAATATGCGAGGAGACTTCTAAATGATGTTGCGTACACACGACAAAAGTTATTGCATGCAACGTTTTCTATTTTCCACCATGAAACTATTCGGTAGTGGGTTCGATAGATTTGATGCGACATGTGTACTATGTTTTGGTAAAACTACTCCTAGCAACGAAAAGAAATACTAATTTTCACACACATATAGATTTTCTTATTGGATTGAGTAGCTAAAGAAGATGACGTTGATGTACACTATTAACAGTATTTGTAAATAAAGTGAAGCCAATGTGTACCATATCCCCTCGCAAAAAAATGTGTACCATATCCACATTGACAACTAGAAgaacattgggtgcatgtttatgtAAAACAACAAAAAAGGTAGAGGTGTCTTGGAGCATGGTCAACGGATTGCCCGAAACCTGCTGCCCCATTGTCCACTTAGGCTCAGATCCCATGCTGGGAAAAAAGTAGTTGCCCTGCAGGTCATGGTGTGGCCTACAGTGGAGGCTGCTACTCCATGAGACAAATCGAAGAgaaaggaaggagagagagaggaaaagaTGTGAGAGATGGATACATCCTTTACTTGATGAGCTTAGCATATTGGGTCCACAAAAGAATTGCCCCATGTTTTCTTTAAATGAGAATGGCCTCATGTCTTAGTGTATGAGTTAATCGGTGGCCTCACCTCCTTGACTCTAGCTGGATGGGCTGGGGCAACAGCTAGATGTTACCCTATAGTTCATGCCCTTAGAACATGACCGACGACTATCTGCTAAAGGACTGGTCTCCCGTCTAAcaaagtgaagaacaaaaggaaaaaaaatacacATGGACTTTGGTGTATGCAATTCTCAAAGAGAAAGCTGTGTATTAAGAGAAAACTACGACCCACAAGATGGTGGCCTAGAAACTCGCGTTGAGCAGTTGCTGGTTGAAACATCGGCCTCATCATTTCTTGCTTCGATGAACTTACGAGAGCGGTGTTGCTTCCTTTGACCATGTTCTTCTAAATGTTGTATGCAAGACAAATTTTCCTTTTGCTTTTCGTTCATTCTAAAATCTTATGCGTTAACAATTATGTTTAGTTTGTGCCTTGTAAATGTGTTTTCTAATATACTCCATAGGACACAcggaaaatttgagaaaaacttcgGAAGAATTTGCTCAACAAACTGTATGAGGTCTTGAgcagttttttttttcattttataggGGTATTTCCCCGCCCTGAGAATCAGGTTTtgagcagtttttttttttttttgagggaactgGTTTTGAGCAGATGAATTCCCTCCGTCGTCTGACGAGAAACACACGCGCCGCGAAGTAACTGGACCGGGCCAAAACTTCCTTCCAGGACGGATGATAACCCCTTTGCAGTGGCAGCCCACCTCCGTCCTttcctcctcccctccctcccaGCGGCGGCGACGGACGACGGCCGTTCCGAAAACCCCCAAACGGGTAAACCCCACCAGACTCAACCGACCAATcgaccgcccccgccgcctcccgtgGAGCCACCGCAGCCGCGTCCGCGTCCGCGTTCAGAAGCATGCCGAGGCCTCCTCCGCCCGGCCGAGGGGCTCCGGGCGCCAGGCGGCCGATGCGGGACTTCTTCGCCGCCTGGCTCGCCACCCTCCGCTCGCCGCTCCTCCCGTTGCTCCGCCGCGCGCTCTCCTCCTCCCCCGGCGCCTGGAACGACCCATTATCATCGGCCCCCGCCGCAGTCGAGGCCCACTTCGAGGCGCACTGGTCCGCCCTCGACTCGGCCGCCCGCCAGGACCCCGCCCAGGTCATCTGCGCCGGAGATTGGCGGTCGCCCCTGGAGCTCCCCTTCCTCTGGCTCGGCGACTTCCACCCCTCCCTCCTCACCTCCCTTCTCCGATCGCTGTCGCCTTCGCCGCGACTCCTCGCCTCCGCCGACCGCGTCGACCGCCGAATCCGCGCCGCCGTCCCCGTCCTCTCCGACCGCCTCCGCCACGCCCAGGAGGTCTTCACCTCCGCGGAGGTGGCTGGCGGGGCCGACCTGGAGGCGTTCTTGGAGGAGCTCAAGGCCGTCGCCCTCGAGGCTAATCGGCTCCGTCGGGGCGTCCTTTCGGATCTCGTTGCTGCCGCCGGTGGGCACCAGGCGGCGCTCTTCCTCGAAGCTCTGTCGCGCTTCGTGCTCTCCATGCACGACCCGGAGGTGCTCCGCCGCTTCGACCATTGTCGCCCCTCGCCTGGTAGTTAGACCCTCTTCTTGGCTCGCTAGTTTCTGTTCTGTTTCTTGAGTTCTTTGGGTTGTGCAAATCTTGGTTTCTAATTGTACCAATGAAGCTTTATGTAAAAAAAAACGAGACAACATTAAAATGTAGGAAGGGTTAATGCCAAGAAAAAAATGGCGTTCTTCTGTATGTTTGGCTGTGATTCTTCTTTGTAACGGAAATATTGGACCTTGGAGTATATGGTAAGATGTGCAAGGAAAACGCTGTGGAAAGTATGGAATGTCTTGTGACTGAAGTTGTTTACTGTATTGCATTAGGAATGTTAATCCTCTTCCGAATTATCACTTGAAGTTATGGATGGATTGAATAGGATTGATTAAATGTTAGCGGCAGGGGAATTGGATTTTCGTGAACAATGAAGAAATAATCTATGCTGCTTGTTTCATCTTCTTTTGATGTTTAGCTGAatattgtttgtcattagttgATTCAGATTACATAGCAGTGCCGGTACTATTGTGTTGTTCACATTGTGTGCACATGTATCATTGTTACCGTGTATATTGCTTGTGTCGATCTTTTTGGTGATAAAATAGTTTGATGAAAATGAACAGACCTTTACATTAGATTTCTTTGCTGTGAAAATTTGACCTGAGATGTACTCTGCCCTCATAAGTCATAACTAGCATCGGTGTGACACACACTGTTTAGTTTCTTTTCCAACGTTTAGTCAGTAACTGGTTTGCAAAAGTAAATCTGCTGACAGTAACTTTTACTAAATGACTCCTAATGTCCACTTGCGTATGCTAGTCTCTGTGCATTTTTTACCTTGTTATATACTTACATTATGCTAGACAATAGGAAAAGTATATGTTTGGCATGATAGCGAGATGAACACTCTAGGAAGATGCCAACTCGTTATGTTTTAGGCAGCAGTGCCACTAAGTTTAATCTGCAACAGTCATAAATCTTTGAATGTTGTTCCTGCGAGCAATGAAGTCAGCAAACAATCATGCACTAATTATTGGACGAAGTTGTTTAAGGGCGTTACGCCCTTGCCCCAACTCGATAAATTTGCATCTAAAGGCATGTGAATGGTCTGAATTTAATTGTTTCAATGTATTTAGCGTGTTGTTAGGCTTGAACAAATATTTGTGCCTCTAATAGCCGAGACCCTAACTGAATATTACTTGGATAAAGAAAAGGTAAAATCGGATTCTCAGGTAATCATTACCATTTCCTAATATTACCAGTCAGAACCAGCACTTGGTGAATTGGTTGGTTTAATGACCTAATTTGAAGGCTCCCGTGATAATTTAATTTAATGATGTATATAAAAAATGACCCAGCCAAGTCTAACTTTGTAACTACAGTTTATATTGCATTCGAAGCTTTGGAGAGAAAAAGAATATCCTGTAAAGAATAACTTTACTAGAATCTTGTGAAGATCGGCTGATTACATGCTGTCTTAACTATTGTCAGTTGTCACGGTTCTGCCAAAAAGGGTCTAAGGATGCCATTAAGATTTTTTGCATTTCTTCAACTTTTGCTAGTTTTTTATTTGGTATATAAGATTTTTCCACACTGATTTTTTTTACAAACCATTTGCTATgtttttcttgataaacaaatcttTTGGCATTCTTCAAGTCCAAACCTCCATAGGTTTACATCAGATTATGATAGGCAAGTGTACTTGTAAATTTAGGGGTAGCAAGGGTTTGGCCCCTTTTTAAAGGTTGCCTAGGTCAATAAGAAATTGCAGACTAGTTGAACTGAAACCACTTAATTGCTAGGTCGCCAAGAAGGCAAGAAAATACTTGGAAACCTATTTGATAACATCAATGGTTATTAGGTACGCATACAAAATATAATTGTAAGTGCACTTCTCACTTCAATGCATAGCACTAGTTACTTTTCAACCACATAACGAAATGTCTGATCCCGCACAAAATTTAATCAGTCATAGCTTTGCTATACTGTGGGAATATATCCATGTCAATCACCTTCCCTTGGAAATTGTATCTTTTATAACAGCTGGAAGGCAGTTAACCACCGGATACGATTCAGCAGTTTGCATCGTTTCTTTAATTATGCACCAAAGACTAAACTTATGGTTGTATAAATTCAAACTGTTGGGGGTAGTTactagttactactccctccgttccaaaatagatgacccaactttgtactaactttgtactaacgttagtacaaagttgagccatctattttagaacggagggagtagatgtatTTTACATGCATAGATTCTTCAAGGCCTCTTTGACCAATATTATACTTTCATTCTTGTTTGAATTTCTTAAGTTTGTTCTCTTGCTGTTTGGTACAAAATTACTTCGTTAGCTTGGATAACTATTTCCGAAGAAACTAGACTAGGTGCAGCATGTAGAACTTGGCTCGCACACACTAATCAGAACAAAAATGTGAGCTAGGTCCAAAGCAACAGGAAGTCCTGGTTATGTACATAAAGAAACTCAGGATAATATTTAGTATGGTGGTCTAAAGAACAGTTTATGGTTGTCTAAAGAACAGTATCTTACAGTGTTTCCATGTGAGGATATAGCACTGTTGGGTTACATAATGCTCTCCAAAAATGCATCCCTAGATCCAAATGTTCGCATAGCATATCTATGTTTGCATGGCTCTCTTGACTCTTGAGCAATTATGCCCTCTAGGTTTCTTGTTGTTTCCAGTCTGGCAGTTGTACTTCTTGACACTATAACAGATCTCTTAGAAGTTGTGTCCATATTATTCTCTTTTGCTTTAACCTCAAGAAAAAGGCGAAGATTTATTGATAGAACAGTGAGTGCACGTTGCTATAGCCTGACGAAAAAATGTTCTGCCCTTGTTTAGTTCAGATGAATGTCTATGAGCCCTATGTCTTCCTTTTCATCCATCTGACATTCACATAAATTTATTTcccttaatactccctccgtccggaattacttgttgcagaaatggataaaaatggatgtatctagaactaaaatacgtctaaatacatccatttctccgacaagtatttccggacagagggggtATCACCTTTTCTTAATTGGTATGTACTCTATAAATCTTATGAACTTGTTTTTGGGATAATTATATACTTTGAATCTTCTAAAGTAATTGTTTTACCTGGTTAGTTTTTCCTCAGTCTTCCATCTTTTACGTAGCGGTAAAGATGCGCAGCggtaaagctgttgccttgtgaccatgaggtcacgggtttgaGTCCTGGAAACAgtctcttgcagaaatgtagggaaaggctgcgtacaaaagatccaaagtggtcggacccttccccggaccctgtgcaagcgggagctacgtgcaccgggctgcccttttcttTCCCCATCTTTTACGTCTTTTGGTCTAACCTAGACGTCCTCATAAAGTAATCTTCTTAAGTTAATGACATCTTGCTGCCATGTTGCCCTCACAGTTCTGCATGTTTCCCATAGATTATACAAAAGAAAATACCAAGCTGACAAATTAGTTACTGCAAATATATTTCTTGGAAGCTTTTGTGATCTCGCGTGGCAGAAGTGCATCAAATAATAATATCTTTGCTCATGTTGGCGGGCAAGGAGGGATGAACTGCAAAAGTGCAAATTGAAGTTCTTTTTCTCATCTGCCAAGTTGTACCATTTTGTCTTAAGATGCCCAACCAAAGCCTTGACCCCTTAGGCTGATGGTGGTTTAATGGGAAGCTGTTGGCGCCTTTTGTGCTTGTCTGCATAGTGACAACTGACAAGAGGAAACTCCTGAACCCTGTGCACATTTTTGTGTTTCATTATGCACATATGGGTTCGTTAATCAATGATAAGGAAACTTCTGTGCtggtttgtgaacaaaatttgggcTATCTCTTGGTGTTAAAGTAAGTTTGCCTAATCGTGTGGTTCTCGCCCGGTTCTCCACTAATTAAATGAGCCGTTAAGAGATTGCTTCTGCTTGATTAATAGATTGAGGCCCTGGGCTCCAGTTCAAAAGTTTATCCTGGGTCGTTGAGAGATCGCAGCACTAGTCAAATCAGACATGGTGCCAGTGTTACTTGCTAGTTCGCCATGAAAGCAAGAACATATTAAAAAACCTATTGGTACTGATAAACAAAGAGAAACTGTAGCCAGCAATAACTATGCACTATGTTCTAGGAATAGGTCTATGGACAACCATCTTCCCTGGGAATATTATCTTTCGTATCAATTAGAAAGGCGAACCACTGGATACTATTCAGCATTTAGTATTGTTTTCTTCAGATCTGTACCGAATACTAGGTTTATGTTTGCAAAATCAGCACTTGGTGATACTTACAAGATGTATTTTAGAAGCATAGATTCTTCCAAGCCTTCTTGGCCCATGTAATATTTACAAGGTGTATTTAGATGCATAGATCTTCCAAGCCTTCTTTACCAATATTATTGTACTTGTACGTGTCCCTTGAACTTTTTAAGTTTGTATTCTTGCTGCTGGGCATAAAGTATTTGCATTACAGCATTGATAACTATTTCCCAAGAAACTGAACCAGGTGCAGCCTGCAGAACTGGGTTCACATTAGTCAGAACAAAAACCTAAGCTACGTGGTCCAAAGCAACAGGAAGTTCCAGCCTTGTATAGAAACTCAGAATAGTATGTATTCTTGTGGTCCAGTCCAGTGCATCAATAGGTTGACCTACAACCGTACAGTCTTATACTAAGTAAATAAATTTTGTGTGGTCCTAAAGAACAGTATCTTTACAGTTTGCTCCATGTGAGGACAGGACTGTTGGGTTAGGTTATGGTCTCCAGAACTGCATTCTAACATCCCAAAGTTAGCATAGTAGATCCACTATGTTCGAATGACCCTCTTGACTTTTGAGGAGTGATGCCCTCTAGGGTTCTTGTTGTTTCCAGTCTGGCAGTTGCACTTATAGATGACTATAACAGATCTTGCAGAAATTCTGTCCATATTGttctgttcttctcttgcctcaagaAAAACACGAAGTTGCATTGATGAATTGACTATTCCGTTGTTTTCCTCGTCCGTGTTTCTTTTCATTCTTCTGGCAATCCATATACTTGTTTTCTTCAATATCACATTTTCTCAGTTAAAATGTAAAAAACTTTGAAACTTCTAAAGTAATTGTAATTATTTTACCCGGTCAGTCTTGTGTGGACTAACATATTTGGCCTAACAATAGCTGCTGTGTCAGCGTATACGATATCTTGCAGCACTGTTTGCACTGACAGTGCTGCCTGTTGCCAATTAATTATGTGAAAGGAAGTGTCAGGTTGTGACATTAGTTATCACAATCTTGTAAAGATCTTTGAAGTTTTTGCTGCCTCGCGTTGCAGAAGTGCATCAAATGATAGTAATGATACACTTTTCAAGACCATGCAGGACAGCTGTCTCGTGCATGTGATTTGTATATCACATAATAATGTTTTGAACTGCAAAAGTGCAAATTGAAGTTCTTTTTCTCATCTGCCAAGTTGGACCATTTTGTCGTACAACCTAAGTCTTTGGATTTTGGAATCATAACCTTCCCTAGTAAAAGCCTTGACCTCTCAGGCTGATGCTGGTATAGTTACAACCTGTagccttgtttgtttgtttgcataAAGAGGAAACTCCTGAGTCCTCTGTAGATCTTTGTGTTTCATTATGCGACATGTGGGGTTTCTTAATCACAGTGATCAGGAAAATTAAGATGATAAGATCAACCATGTTTGCTGGCTGGCTATCCTAAACTCCTAATAGATCTGAGGGGTGCACACTTCACATGCTTCTGAACTACTAAATGTACTTGAAATTATAGGTTTTTCCTGTTGGCCAACCAGATCATCAGTAGTCCTTACTTGATGTGCTCTTTCGAGTTTTTAAAAGCACTTGTTAGTAGTATATGATGAACGCATTGCTGTCCTATTGATGTTCAACAATTTTCTTGGTACTTGCTCGGTGGTTGGTTGGTCTTACCTGTCGATCGATGGTTAATGTACACAAGTGACCACACTGCAGCATCAGCACATCTGGGATGCTGCGTAATCGATCTGAATTCAGTTCATCAGGATCCTATTGACTATTGACTGACCGCATACGTGTATTGCTATTGCAGGCATCTTTGGGAAACACGAGGCGCGGTAGCAACGGCCA is drawn from Triticum dicoccoides isolate Atlit2015 ecotype Zavitan chromosome 6B, WEW_v2.0, whole genome shotgun sequence and contains these coding sequences:
- the LOC119320410 gene encoding protein INAPERTURATE POLLEN 1 homolog, whose protein sequence is MPRPPPPGRGAPGARRPMRDFFAAWLATLRSPLLPLLRRALSSSPGAWNDPLSSAPAAVEAHFEAHWSALDSAARQDPAQVICAGDWRSPLELPFLWLGDFHPSLLTSLLRSLSPSPRLLASADRVDRRIRAAVPVLSDRLRHAQEVFTSAEVAGGADLEAFLEELKAVALEANRLRRGVLSDLVAAAGGHQAALFLEALSRFVLSMHDPEVLRRFDHCRPSPGIFGKHEAR